The sequence TTTTTTTCGGGTGTTTTACAACTAAAATGCAAGATGATTAAAGCAAGAAAGGAAATGGTTTTTAACATGATGCGAATCGTTTTAAGTACTACAGACAAAAATAAGAAAAGAAATGCCCCGAAGGGCATTTCAATTGTTATTCAAATAAATCTAACCAAACTATATGAACGATCGAGTTTCTGTTCGCTCGTTCAATCTATTTTATTAATCCAAGGTCTAATTATATCCAGGGTTTTGATCCCACTGAACATCTTTGTTACGCTGAATTTCGCTTAACGGAATAGGTAACAACAGGTTAATCTCGCTAATACCACTGATTGTACCTTTAATGGTACTTTCGGTGTTAAGTGCAGCGCGCTCAACTAAAGTTCCGGTACGCATTAATGTCATACGACGGTTTTCTTCAGCAAACAATTCGCGGGCACGTTCATCCAAAATAAAGTCGAGATCGATATCTGATGACGATACTTTTCCTAAGTCGCTGTTGCCACTTTCTGCACGTGCGGCCTTAAAGGCACGATCGCGCAAAACGTTGATGTCGTCGGCAGCGCCTGCGGCATTACCGTTTTTGAAACGAGCCTCAGCACGAAGCAGGTAAGTTTCGCCAAAACGCATAATCGGGAAATCCTTAATGTTTGTCCATCCCCACTGGTCGGTAGGATCGAATGAATCCCATTTACGGGTATAAGGGAATGCAACTTCCAACGTATCGCTTGCTGCAATTAATGCAGTATCACCTTCCTGAACTTCTACTACTTTAACTGCATCCGGAGAATCTGCGTCAACTCTGTATCCGTTAGCATCAACACCCCATGTTGCACTATATCCGGGAGAATTGTAATACATTGTTCGTGTTATGTTGTTTTCCGAATTACGGATGTCACCCTCTTCGTATAACTCGTATTTTACCCAGTTGCTAGGTCGTATACGACCGTTACCACGACCTCCGTACGGGTGCACAAAACTTTCGTCAACACCATCGTAAACGTAAGTCATTCCCGGAACATTGTGATAAGCCGGTACCCAGTTACGACGTTGCTGAGGAGCATTTGTAAATCCACCAGAAATTCCACCTTTATTGTACTCGAGTTCGAAAGTCCAGATTGCTTCTGTATTTCCTTCAGAACGACGCTGGTTACCGAATTTGAACATGTCGCTGAAGTAGTCGCCATTCACATCGATAGCAACACCGTAACGTTCCTCAACAATTGAGAAAAGTCCGCTATTGATAATGCTGGTTAATACAGTTTCTGCTTCATCAGGTTGATCCAGGCGCAAATACACTTCGCCCAGACTTTGCATAGCCATGTGTTTGTTGGCGCGGCTTTCGCTCACTGTACCTGTAATGTCAGGCAAATTATCTGCTGCATATTTCAAATCCTCAACAACTTGCGCGTTTACCTGTGCAACAGGTGTACGCTCCAAATCTGTTCGTGCAGAAGATGTAGGCTCAGTAAGCAATGGCACATCGCCATACAACGTTGCCAGAATGTTATAACAGTATCCGCGGAAGAATCGTGCTTCGGCCATTTTAGCCGGATCGCCATCTTCGCCGATTGCTACCATTGCATTGTTTGCATTGTTGATGATCAGGTAGCACATTTCCCACATGTACTTCACTGCGGCATTCTCTGAGTTCAGGTCTTCGTATTTAAAAAACGGAATTTCAACACCTTGAACGCCGCCGGGAGAACATACATCGGTTCCGTCTTGCCAAACACCAGCCCAACCTTGTTGGTCAGACCAGGTCCAGATTCTACCAAAATTATAATGCAAACCTTTCAAAG comes from uncultured Draconibacterium sp. and encodes:
- a CDS encoding RagB/SusD family nutrient uptake outer membrane protein, coding for MKKNKFHILIVMALTFLAISCSEDFLDETPYSSYAPATLTDEAGIEAALKGLHYNFGRIWTWSDQQGWAGVWQDGTDVCSPGGVQGVEIPFFKYEDLNSENAAVKYMWEMCYLIINNANNAMVAIGEDGDPAKMAEARFFRGYCYNILATLYGDVPLLTEPTSSARTDLERTPVAQVNAQVVEDLKYAADNLPDITGTVSESRANKHMAMQSLGEVYLRLDQPDEAETVLTSIINSGLFSIVEERYGVAIDVNGDYFSDMFKFGNQRRSEGNTEAIWTFELEYNKGGISGGFTNAPQQRRNWVPAYHNVPGMTYVYDGVDESFVHPYGGRGNGRIRPSNWVKYELYEEGDIRNSENNITRTMYYNSPGYSATWGVDANGYRVDADSPDAVKVVEVQEGDTALIAASDTLEVAFPYTRKWDSFDPTDQWGWTNIKDFPIMRFGETYLLRAEARFKNGNAAGAADDINVLRDRAFKAARAESGNSDLGKVSSSDIDLDFILDERARELFAEENRRMTLMRTGTLVERAALNTESTIKGTISGISEINLLLPIPLSEIQRNKDVQWDQNPGYN